The sequence TCTGCTTACGCTGATGCTTGGCTGTGAATCTGCATGGTGATGAGCGGGGTTACCATCTTCCTCTGTCGTTGGTAGGGGCTGAGCCATCCTCTGACAAGCCTGCAGTGTAAGCATAGATACACGGTTATTCAGCTGCCACTGAAATatgaaagtcaaaattttgtctgtttttgcaaagggaaaagaaacagtttgtcattttggaaaatacatttataagtattttatggttttattattattatgatcacTGCACGCAACTCACATGCTGTTTTCAAAAAATCGTATGTCCTCTGAGTTCAGCAGCGCATTGAGCTCCACAATTAACTCAGCCAGCCTCCTTCCTGGAAACAATGAGTCGACTGCAGACCTCCTAAAGGAACAAAACCTTGAGGTACTCATATACTCTACGGTGACTGTGTTGTTAATCAAACAGTGCCAGGCCTCACCTCTCCAtgacctccacctccactgagGAAATACCCAGCTGCTCAGTCACTTTGCTTTGACCCTCAGCATTGAACTGACCTTGCAGCAGTGTCTGCAGACAGGCTGCTAGTGATGGAAGAGCCACAGGCATCAGctcacacagcactgacaggtgGTCATACCTGACAGGGGGGAGAAGAATGGACCGTGTTAGGAGCTCTGCGCTAATTACTTAACATAATGTAAGACAACAATGTTGTGACTACTCTGCTCTTTGTCATCGACACCCTGCTGCACATTTATAGAGTACAGAGCTTTGCCACTTTGTCCAAAAAATCCATTGTTTATGCACAACAGAGTAAATTACACATTCCTCTCTACCAACAACATACATAGTCCTGGATTCAAACGAGTAATCATCCTGTCATAAGACTAGTCCTTCCACCACACCCATGCCAGCACcaacaaaatagaaaatatgaaataaagatcaaaaatgtgttgaaaaggTATAAAACATCACAATATGTAGACAGGATTAAACCTCAAATTTTTACCTTTGCCAGCCTGTGATGGCGATGCCCTTCAGGTTTATGCCAGCAGATAAAGAAGCAGCcaccttcagccactgtaaatgGTTCTCTACATGTCTCTGCGTGCTGGGCACACAGGTGTAAACACTGGTGGAGCCTTTAAAGGAGCTGGCTGCCCAAAGCTCTGACATGCCGGCACTGCAGTACTTCTCCAGCAGAGACACTGTCAGGGAGTCAGTCAGAGAGTATACATCACTACTTACACAGGTCTGCACACGTTTCATACTATTTGATAGTGTATGAGAGCCCAGTGTCTGAATGACAATTTCCATAGTGTACACTTCCTACCAGTTCTGTCCACATCCAGGTTAGGAGTGTAGTCCCACAACATGGGCTGGACGAGTCCCACTAGGCCGCTAGCTGTTTAGCAAAAGAAAATACTTATAAAACTGCTAATGAAAGTTCCTAAAagttaaatcaaataaaaaaacagaagttttactctgattttatttatgtctgtACAAATGAATACTAACAATCCTGTTATTATTGTAGCTtctattactgttattattgcTCATTATTGCTCATCATTATTGCTTATTATTGCTCGTTAATTAACTTGTTTCAAGACACCAGCACTTCAGCAGAGTCAGCACACAGGCCTAAAAGAGCGACCTATCAGCTGTACTTCTCCCTCACCTTTCAGTGTATCCTGGCTCATGCCTCTCATCATATCATCCCACATTACGATGGTCATGTGAGGCCATGCCTCCTTGATGGCCTTGGCGACCTTGGTCACGTGACTCAGGAAAAGCTGCTCCACTGTACGTCCAGGTGTAGCCAACCACAGCTTTGACTCTTCACCCTCACCGAGCATGTATACCTTGAGGACAAACACATGAGTGAATTGTTGATacttcagtaatgaaaatacaaCTAGTTAACCAAAAGACAAGTCCTCACCTCATCTGCTCcaatgtgcagtgtgtttaaaCCTGGGTGCAACTCCACCACCTGCCTCAGCATCTCCATCACCAgcctcaccccctcctctctgtgtggattCAGGGTGCCCACACAGTGTGCCAGTTCTCTGAGGCCCCACATGGGCCGATGCTTCAGAACAAACTATGACAGAGAAGGCACAAACAGCAGACCACAAAGACCGAGAGTGAACTCCATCCCCAAATTGAGCAATTACAGCTCTGTCACAAACAGCTATAAACAGTAGGAGAGCAATACGCCTGCCTCACCTCCATGTGACCAAATGTCTGCACGAGCGGGATGACCTCCATTCCCTTAGACTTGGCAAATTCCTGCATAGATAATACTTCCTCTCGGCTGAAAATACAGAAGTAAACAGACTGACCTCAATGAATCAAAGCATTTTATGGCACACCAGACTCGTACATAAAATATCCTCTCTATCCCTCATAGGAAGGAATATAACTTTATTACAGGATCTCACTACATGataacactgataaaaaaaaagtacacacatacagacaataCACAGAGTCAGGATTAAATTAAGCAACGTCCGGTGCTCATGTCCCAAACTGCACCTGTAAGCAGGCTGTGCTGTggcctgcagcagctccagctcccccTCATAAGGAAACACGTCCTCGTACTCCACCAGCAGGCCATCCACTCCCAGTCGAGAGAACAGCTCGATCAGCTGAGGACATTGGTGGACAGCGAATGTGAATGTTTGAACAGTGACTTTCAGCAGTGTGTATGAGTGCTGCAGCAGATCACAGTGATCTTACTTTGTGAAGGTATTCTGCTCTTGGAGGGGCGCCTTTCAAATCCAGATGAACCAGTTTCTTTCCTTTAGGCCATGGTGGACACATTCTGCCTCACTGTAGGCATGAACAGAGCTTCACACTGATAATAGCAgttataggtgtgtgtgtgtgtttatgtttgagaTTTAACATTATTAGTTTGACTCACCAGGACGGTAGAGACCAGAGATAGGATAGGATATGACAGGGGCCTGACACCGGGGTGGGGGTGTTGCTGTTGTACCGTAGTTCACTTTTTTCCCTGCACAGGAAACACCTCCTTCGCTTCCAGGCGT comes from Toxotes jaculatrix isolate fToxJac2 chromosome 21, fToxJac2.pri, whole genome shotgun sequence and encodes:
- the hexdc gene encoding hexosaminidase D gives rise to the protein MCPPWPKGKKLVHLDLKGAPPRAEYLHKLIELFSRLGVDGLLVEYEDVFPYEGELELLQATAQPAYSREEVLSMQEFAKSKGMEVIPLVQTFGHMEFVLKHRPMWGLRELAHCVGTLNPHREEGVRLVMEMLRQVVELHPGLNTLHIGADEVYMLGEGEESKLWLATPGRTVEQLFLSHVTKVAKAIKEAWPHMTIVMWDDMMRGMSQDTLKASGLVGLVQPMLWDYTPNLDVDRTVSLLEKYCSAGMSELWAASSFKGSTSVYTCVPSTQRHVENHLQWLKVAASLSAGINLKGIAITGWQRYDHLSVLCELMPVALPSLAACLQTLLQGQFNAEGQSKVTEQLGISSVEVEVMERRSAVDSLFPGRRLAELIVELNALLNSEDIRFFENSMLVRGWLSPYQRQRKMVTPLITMQIHSQASAYVATLQQKAEAVREEMVRLYPDSTAQEWIEEHVSPVMAPLQRITEDIIACVKEMVP